In the Paenibacillus sp. genome, CCGGGTTTACGGGCGCGGATCTCGAGAACCTGCTGAACGAAGCGGCGCTTATCGCCGCGCGCCGCAACAAGAAGGAAATCGGTATGGCCGAAATCGAGGAAGCGATCGACCGCGTCATCGTCGGTACGGAAAAGAAGAGCCGCGTCATCTCCGAGCGGGAGAAGCGGATCGTCGCGTACCACGAAGCCGGTCATACGATCATTGGTTATCATCTCGAGAACGCGGACATGGTGCATAAGGTCACGATCATTCCGCGGGGCCGCGCAGGCGGCTATCTGATGATGCTGCCGAAAGAAGACCGGTACATGATGACGAAGAGCGAGCTGCTCGACAAGGTGACGGGGCTGCTCGGCGGCCGCATCTCCGAAGAGCTGTACATCGGCGAAATCGGCACCGGCGCGTCGAACGACTTCCAGCGCGCGACGGCGATTATCCGCTCGATGATTACCGAGTACGGCATGAGCAAGCTCGGGCCGATGCAGTTCGGCACGACGCAGGGCCAAGTGTTCCTCGGCCGCGACATCGGGCACGAACAGAACTACTCGGACCAGATCGCGTACGAGATCGACCAAGAGATGCAGCGGATGATCAACGAGTGCTACGAGAAGGGCAAAGCGATTCTTCAGAAGCACGAGCGCGAGGTGCATTTGATCGCGCAGACGCTGCTCGAGAAGGAGACGCTCGACCTCGAGCAAATCGAGGCGCTGATCAAGCGCGGCTCGCTGGAAGCCGGCGAATCGGCCGGCGCCGAGACGGCGCCGAAGACGGACGACATTCGCGTCAACATCGGCAAGCAGGCGGAGCATGACGACGCCAAGAAGCTGACGGTCGATAAGGATGACGAAGAGAAGTAAATGATGGAGGCGCTGCGGTCGACGCAGCGCCTTTTTCGCGCCGTATCGCGGGTTTTCACCAATTGACACGTTATGAAAGTTTATGTATTCTTCATATAATCGTACTTTTTTTCACAAACTAATGGCAGGACTCATCCGTTGAATGATCGACTTGAACCCGAAGGGGAAAGGGAGTGGGTCGCATGACTGCGGCTACCATGGAAGCTTTGGCCCTTGCGCGCAAGCAGGAGCAGAATCGGGAGCTTCGCGAACGGCTGGAGCAGTTGAAGAAGGAACGCAACGCTATCATTCTAGCCCATTATTATCAGCGTGACGAAATTCAGGACGTCGCCGATTTCCGAGGGGACTCGTTCCTGCTCGCGCAGAAGGCGGCGGAGACCGATGCGGATACGATCGTGTTTTGCGGCGTTCATTTCATGGGCGAAAGCGCCAAAATTTTGGCCCCGAACAAGACGGTGCTCATCCCGGACGAGCGCGCCGGCTGCCCGATGGCCGACATGGTCAACGTCGAAGGGCTGCGCGAGCTGAAGCGGAAGCATCCGAACGCGAAGGTTGTCACTTACATCAACTCGTCCGCGGAAATCAAGGCGGAGACGGACATCGTCTGCACGTCGGCGAACGCCGTGAAGGTCATTCAATCGCTCGACGCGGAAGAGATCATCTGGGTGCCGGACAAAAACTTGGGCGACTACGTCTCGAAGTTTACGGACAAGAAGATGATCATCTGGGAAGGGTACTGCAATACGCACGACATGCTGACGGTGAAGGACGTCGCCGAGATGCGCGCCCAATACCCGAACGCGCAGTTCGTCGTACATCCGGAATGCCGGCCGGAAGTCGTGAAGATGGCCGATTTCGTCGGCAGCACGACGGCGATCATCGACTATTGCAAGAAATCGGAGCATAAAGAGTTCATCGTCGGGACGGAAGACGGCACCGGCTATCAGCTTCGGAAGGACAGCCCGGACAAGGTGTTTCATTTCGCTTCGAAATACTTGGTCTGTCCGAACATGAAAGTGAATAATCTCAAGAAGCTGGTTCGCTGCCTCGAAACGATGCAGCCGCAAATTTACGTCGCGCCGGACGTCGCGGAGAAAGCGCGCCTCGCGCTCGAACGGATGCTGCTGGTGAAATAACAATCCGTGTCGGCACCCGACGGACATTGGGGAAGGCAGGACTTCAGGCATGATTCCTAGGACGTTAATCGATATTGATATCGCGAATTTACCCCGAGTCGAGACGGACGTCGCCGTCATCGGCTCGGGGATTGCCGGTTTATACACCGCTTTGAAAGCGGCCGACGCAGGGATGCGCGTCATGATGATCGCGAAGAAATCGCTGCTCGAGAGCAACACGCGCTACGCGCAGGGCGGCATCGCGGCGGTCATCTCCGACGAGGACTCGCCGCTGTACCATCGCCAAGACACGCTGATTGCGGGGGCGGGGCTGTGCTCCTCCGAGGCGGTCGACGTGCTCGTGCACGAAGGGCCGAACGGGGTGCAGGAGCTCGTCCGCTTCGGCACGCAGTTCGACCGCGAGGAGGACGGCGAATACGCCCTTACGATGGAGGGGGCGCACAGTCAGCGGCGCATTCTGCACGCGCAGGGCGACGCCACGGGCGCGGAAATCGTCCGCGCGCTGGCGGAGAAGACGCGGCGGAACGAATGGATCGAAGTGTGGGACGATCACTTCTGCATCGATCTCGTCACGGACGAAGGGGAATGCGTCGGCGTCATCGTGCAGCGCCCGGGCGGCGAGCTCGTGCTGGTGACGGCGAAGGCGACGGTGCTGTGCACCGGCGGAGCGGGTCAGCTGTACCGCTACACGACGAATCCGGAGCTCGCGACCGGCGACGGCATCGCGATGGCGTTCCGCGCCGGCGCGTACGTCCAGGACGTCGAATTCGTCCAGTTCCACCCGACGGCGCTGACGTACCCGGGCGCGCCGCGCTTCCTTATCTCGGAGGCGGTGCGCGGGGAAGGGGCGGTGCTGCGGAACATCCGCGGCGAGCGGTTCATGGATCAATACCATCCGCAGCTCGAGCTCGCGCCGCGCGACGTCGTCGCGCGGGCGATCGTGAGCGAAATCGACAAGACGAAGTCGACGTTCGTCTACTTGGATTTAACGCATGAGTCGCAGGAGACCGTCAAAGCGCGATTCCCGACGATCTACGAGTTTTGCCTGCGGTACGGGCTAGACCTGTCGAGCGACTGGATTCCGGTCGCGCCGGCCGCGCACTATATGATGGGCGGCGTGAAGACGGATCTGCACGGCGAGACGAGCGTCCGCCGGCTGTTCGCCTGCGGCGAGGTGTCGTCCACCGGCGTTCACGGGGCGAACCGGCTCGCGAGCAACTCGCTGTCGGAGGCGATCGTGTTCGGCCGCCGCATCGTGGAGCGCATCCG is a window encoding:
- the nadA gene encoding quinolinate synthase NadA, with amino-acid sequence MEALALARKQEQNRELRERLEQLKKERNAIILAHYYQRDEIQDVADFRGDSFLLAQKAAETDADTIVFCGVHFMGESAKILAPNKTVLIPDERAGCPMADMVNVEGLRELKRKHPNAKVVTYINSSAEIKAETDIVCTSANAVKVIQSLDAEEIIWVPDKNLGDYVSKFTDKKMIIWEGYCNTHDMLTVKDVAEMRAQYPNAQFVVHPECRPEVVKMADFVGSTTAIIDYCKKSEHKEFIVGTEDGTGYQLRKDSPDKVFHFASKYLVCPNMKVNNLKKLVRCLETMQPQIYVAPDVAEKARLALERMLLVK
- the nadB gene encoding L-aspartate oxidase, encoding MIPRTLIDIDIANLPRVETDVAVIGSGIAGLYTALKAADAGMRVMMIAKKSLLESNTRYAQGGIAAVISDEDSPLYHRQDTLIAGAGLCSSEAVDVLVHEGPNGVQELVRFGTQFDREEDGEYALTMEGAHSQRRILHAQGDATGAEIVRALAEKTRRNEWIEVWDDHFCIDLVTDEGECVGVIVQRPGGELVLVTAKATVLCTGGAGQLYRYTTNPELATGDGIAMAFRAGAYVQDVEFVQFHPTALTYPGAPRFLISEAVRGEGAVLRNIRGERFMDQYHPQLELAPRDVVARAIVSEIDKTKSTFVYLDLTHESQETVKARFPTIYEFCLRYGLDLSSDWIPVAPAAHYMMGGVKTDLHGETSVRRLFACGEVSSTGVHGANRLASNSLSEAIVFGRRIVERIRDLPPLDREPEFHVELGRTEPVMQPVIEKRLKLQKLMLRYAGLVRNEKGLKKGLEELRRQSPVFYAKLSGREQYEFANLLTVGLLTMLAALRREESRGAHYREDFPERDDIVWKKHIVHHRDFGLAEESLQHG